The following proteins are encoded in a genomic region of Neosynechococcus sphagnicola sy1:
- a CDS encoding CBS domain-containing protein, producing the protein MPKTVADVMTPDPVVVQPETPLQEAIQILAKRHFSGLPVVNAAGKLVGTLSETDLMWQETGVTPPAYIMLLDSVIYLENPLRHERDLHKALGQTVGEVMSTEPLTILPDQSLPQAARLMHEQKVQRLLVVDTHGQVMGVLTRGDIVREMAGSQS; encoded by the coding sequence ATGCCCAAGACTGTTGCAGATGTCATGACCCCCGATCCAGTTGTGGTACAACCGGAAACCCCACTCCAGGAAGCTATTCAGATTCTGGCAAAGCGACATTTCAGTGGCCTGCCCGTTGTCAATGCTGCCGGAAAACTGGTCGGTACATTGTCAGAAACAGACTTGATGTGGCAAGAAACAGGTGTCACCCCCCCTGCCTACATCATGCTGTTAGACAGTGTGATCTACTTAGAAAATCCCCTCCGACACGAACGCGATCTGCACAAGGCGCTGGGACAAACCGTCGGCGAGGTGATGAGTACGGAACCCTTGACCATTCTCCCCGATCAGTCTTTGCCGCAAGCGGCTCGGTTAATGCACGAACAGAAAGTGCAGCGCTTGCTCGTGGTTGATACCCATGGGCAAGTTATGGGAGTGCTCACCCGGGGTGACATTGTACGGGAAATGGCTGGTAGTCAGTCCTGA
- the nblB gene encoding phycobilisome degradation protein NblB, translated as MNPTPESVQQLLQSEDLGDRLRGVNHLRTLEPHQAFELIQTAIADANPRVRYAALSQMATLGSQDRGRSQTILRDRLLNEREMDVQAAAADAISALHLTELFEDLEAVYNSTPEWLLKFSIVAALGELGDLRALPLLEDALDSGTDLLQIAAIGSLGELGDQRAVPLLIPYAAHTDWQIRYRVVQAFQRLGGPDTLGTLAQLASDAVEQIANEAQAALEANR; from the coding sequence ATGAACCCAACGCCGGAATCTGTCCAACAATTGCTCCAGTCAGAGGATTTGGGCGATCGCCTGCGCGGTGTCAATCACCTCCGGACTCTCGAGCCACACCAAGCGTTTGAACTCATTCAGACTGCAATTGCCGATGCCAATCCCCGCGTGAGATATGCTGCCCTTAGCCAAATGGCAACCCTGGGGAGTCAGGATCGAGGCCGATCTCAAACCATTCTCCGCGATCGCCTCCTCAATGAGCGAGAAATGGATGTACAGGCTGCGGCGGCCGATGCAATCAGTGCCTTGCATTTAACTGAGCTGTTTGAAGATTTAGAAGCAGTTTATAACAGCACCCCAGAATGGCTGTTGAAATTTAGCATTGTTGCTGCCTTGGGAGAACTCGGAGATCTGCGGGCGTTACCGCTTTTGGAGGATGCCCTCGATTCAGGAACTGACTTACTACAAATCGCAGCGATTGGTTCCCTAGGAGAACTGGGGGATCAGCGAGCTGTGCCCCTGTTAATTCCCTATGCTGCCCATACTGACTGGCAAATTCGCTATCGCGTGGTTCAGGCTTTCCAACGATTGGGAGGCCCCGACACCCTCGGAACCCTGGCACAGTTAGCCAGTGATGCCGTCGAACAAATTGCTAACGAGGCTCAAGCTGCTTTAGAAGCTAATCGCTGA
- a CDS encoding DUF4337 domain-containing protein produces the protein MAVDPMDLIETGDEEPEDQAGQSGSPGEQRKSQLNNVVAITVALLATFMGICSVKAGNIAQEMQQAQADKIDYWAWYQARNIRLQIGQATLDQLKLAAITQPPALRPAYQKQILAYQEFVKSQAEKMSSLQTKAEGFQTAYAALNDHDDQFDLSEAALTLAIALLALTSLSQKRWLYGLAMFPTAIGILMGLAGLCGWQLHPGSVSQLLSQQPVVQPVAMKLAYDPGN, from the coding sequence ATGGCTGTCGATCCGATGGATTTAATTGAGACGGGAGATGAGGAGCCGGAGGATCAGGCGGGTCAATCAGGGTCCCCTGGGGAGCAGCGTAAAAGTCAACTGAACAATGTGGTCGCCATTACCGTGGCATTGTTGGCGACTTTTATGGGAATTTGTTCCGTCAAAGCTGGCAACATTGCCCAAGAAATGCAGCAGGCACAGGCTGACAAGATTGACTACTGGGCTTGGTATCAAGCTCGCAATATCCGCCTGCAAATTGGGCAGGCAACGCTAGATCAATTAAAACTGGCTGCCATCACCCAGCCTCCAGCACTGCGACCCGCCTATCAAAAGCAGATTCTGGCCTACCAGGAATTTGTCAAGAGCCAGGCGGAAAAAATGTCGAGCCTTCAGACCAAGGCGGAGGGATTTCAGACAGCCTACGCAGCCTTAAATGATCATGATGACCAGTTTGATCTCTCAGAAGCTGCCTTAACCTTGGCGATCGCCCTGCTGGCACTGACCTCCCTGTCGCAAAAACGCTGGCTCTATGGACTGGCAATGTTTCCTACGGCAATTGGCATCTTGATGGGATTGGCAGGGCTCTGTGGTTGGCAACTGCACCCAGGCAGTGTGAGTCAGCTCCTCTCGCAGCAACCTGTGGTTCAACCTGTGGCGATGAAATTGGCCTATGACCCTGGCAATTGA
- a CDS encoding Hsp70 family protein, protein MDTSFLRQVIAGIRALPLPVDSLVFTVPVDSFETYRHWLGQLSQSLQVERVQMIDEPTAAALGYQMLGQELLLVIDFGGGTLDLSLVQLATGTSTASRPLGLILKWGNQQLAERSGQQPKIARVLAKAGQNFGGSDIDYWITDHLCSTLGLTPSPLITRLAERLKIQLSLQTQGSEVYFDPQTFDSYELFLDRSQLEQILQSHGVFSASG, encoded by the coding sequence TTGGACACCAGTTTTTTACGCCAGGTGATTGCTGGAATTCGGGCGTTGCCACTCCCCGTAGACTCCCTGGTGTTCACCGTTCCGGTGGATAGTTTTGAAACTTATCGCCATTGGTTGGGGCAGTTAAGCCAATCGTTGCAGGTGGAGCGGGTACAAATGATCGACGAACCAACGGCGGCGGCACTAGGCTATCAGATGCTGGGGCAGGAGTTGCTACTGGTGATTGACTTTGGCGGTGGCACCCTTGATTTGTCTTTAGTGCAGCTGGCAACCGGAACATCAACAGCCTCAAGGCCCTTGGGGTTGATTCTCAAGTGGGGAAATCAGCAATTAGCGGAGCGTTCCGGACAGCAACCCAAAATAGCACGGGTTTTGGCAAAGGCTGGACAGAACTTCGGCGGTAGCGACATTGATTACTGGATTACCGATCATCTTTGTAGCACGCTGGGACTCACCCCATCCCCCTTGATTACCCGTCTGGCTGAACGGCTGAAAATTCAGCTGTCCCTTCAGACCCAAGGGAGTGAGGTCTATTTTGATCCGCAAACCTTTGATAGCTATGAACTCTTCTTGGATCGGTCGCAGTTGGAGCAGATTCTTCAAAGCCATGGGGTTTTTTCAGCGTCTGGATGA
- a CDS encoding Hsp70 family protein — protein sequence MGFFQRLDESMSQIAQQARRQGVELSEIGAVLMVGGTAQMPAVQTWMQQYFDSGKIRCDRPFEAIAQGALQLAQGFELQDFLYHSYGIRYWDRRQNRHNWHRLIPSGQAYPMAEPVELVLGASAANQPSIELVIGELGAAACGTEIYFDGDRLVTRTLGSDQTAVQPLNDREGGRSIATLDPLGYPGSDRIKVQFYIDNQRFLRMTVKDLLTARTLVADQAVVQLS from the coding sequence ATGGGGTTTTTTCAGCGTCTGGATGAGAGTATGAGCCAGATTGCCCAGCAAGCACGTCGTCAGGGGGTAGAGCTATCTGAGATTGGGGCGGTGCTGATGGTGGGGGGAACGGCGCAAATGCCCGCCGTGCAAACCTGGATGCAGCAATATTTTGATTCGGGGAAAATTCGCTGCGATCGCCCCTTTGAAGCCATTGCCCAGGGTGCTCTACAACTGGCTCAGGGCTTTGAATTACAGGACTTTCTCTACCATAGCTATGGAATTCGCTATTGGGATCGTCGCCAAAATCGCCACAACTGGCATCGCTTGATTCCCTCAGGACAAGCTTACCCCATGGCAGAACCCGTGGAACTGGTTCTCGGTGCTTCTGCGGCCAATCAACCCAGCATTGAATTAGTGATTGGAGAGTTGGGAGCAGCAGCCTGTGGTACGGAAATTTACTTTGATGGTGATCGTCTTGTCACCCGCACCTTAGGCAGTGACCAGACTGCTGTTCAGCCCCTAAATGATCGGGAGGGGGGACGAAGTATTGCCACCCTCGATCCCCTGGGCTATCCCGGCAGTGATCGGATTAAGGTGCAGTTTTACATCGACAACCAGCGTTTCTTGAGGATGACCGTTAAGGATCTCTTGACAGCGAGAACCCTAGTGGCAGATCAAGCCGTGGTGCAGTTGAGTTAA
- a CDS encoding tetratricopeptide repeat protein: MTQTIEALFDSGVERYKAGEDPEALIPLFKEVCDRSPKSSTAWTCLAWLYLLTQKPSQAYKAAQKAVKLNPQDPQARVNLALAMLETSQKGVREHIELAGQLILAVPELRDEIQQNIAEGLGRQPDWKSLSRVQQWLFEA; the protein is encoded by the coding sequence ATGACTCAGACCATTGAAGCCCTCTTTGATAGTGGTGTTGAACGCTACAAGGCTGGGGAAGATCCTGAAGCCTTGATTCCGCTCTTCAAAGAAGTGTGCGATCGCTCCCCGAAAAGTAGTACCGCCTGGACCTGTTTGGCTTGGTTATATTTGCTGACCCAAAAGCCTAGTCAAGCCTATAAAGCAGCTCAAAAGGCAGTGAAGTTGAATCCTCAAGATCCCCAGGCTCGGGTAAATCTCGCTCTGGCAATGCTTGAGACCTCCCAAAAGGGGGTGCGGGAACACATTGAACTTGCAGGACAGCTGATATTGGCGGTACCGGAACTGCGGGATGAAATTCAGCAAAACATCGCTGAGGGTCTTGGTCGTCAACCCGACTGGAAGAGCTTAAGTCGGGTTCAGCAATGGCTATTTGAGGCTTAA
- a CDS encoding HesB/IscA family protein: MTTATQTPKRSIQMTDASLNQVIALREKQGTDLCLRVGVRQGGCSGMSYTMTFEDPSNIQESDEVDDYEGFKVVCDRKSMLYLYGLVLDYSDAMIGGGFQFTNPNANQTCGCGKSFSA, encoded by the coding sequence ATGACTACAGCAACTCAAACTCCGAAACGTAGTATTCAAATGACCGATGCGTCCCTGAATCAGGTCATCGCCCTCCGTGAGAAACAGGGTACTGATCTCTGCCTGCGTGTGGGTGTGCGTCAGGGAGGCTGCTCCGGCATGTCCTACACCATGACTTTTGAAGATCCCAGCAATATTCAAGAATCCGATGAAGTCGATGACTACGAGGGCTTCAAAGTTGTCTGCGATCGCAAGAGTATGTTGTATCTCTATGGATTGGTTCTAGACTACAGTGATGCCATGATTGGGGGCGGGTTCCAATTCACCAATCCCAACGCCAACCAGACCTGTGGTTGTGGTAAGTCGTTCTCTGCGTAA
- a CDS encoding NHLP bacteriocin export ABC transporter permease/ATPase subunit — MVIGNTFELTGKPAQTWSLENGFAILFYTSAGSKRRYRLLNIPPGLVIYGLPACKEFSLFVQTLGEGIIYPIEAEFRNQTIARWLETLYGTMQPLLSNPAQLAITDENINELKSGELFRTDAGGCNWIAAVQGNIRWQGYVDLPIGLPIPVTHSTRIEAITSAKLKIIEPDYLGNESQILGLQWIHSQYLSWLSKIHTERIEQEKKSLHDYGYHNFKNIESAYCKLKDVLSGDEINNRDADPLSASLKKIGDKIGIKFATNLVNRNQSLKENLQQISRASRIRMRAVKLLGKWWVKDSGFLLSYWREKQEPIALIPQSGRIYKVFDPSTKKFSLINEDVAGKISDVAFIFTRPLRRELQRAWDLVSFALYGKWLDLGLILVFALFIQILLVHIPAQFYHILIDQAIPDSNYGLLAQLGMGLIGSAIAVAFFQFIQSMILLRVETWAEFDTQSAVWDRVLDLPMNFYRQYSSGGLTNRVFSVTEIRKLLTGSTLQAIISGVISLTNVGMMFLYNPTLTWIAVGLISLITIATLIHAYFILKIHEEMRQMTGNLYGMIVQFISGVTTLQVTGAVPRAFLTWSELYSKRQQLILRTQTWGDSLRLINHGSTIASTAILFGVIGFNLEQGNILTGTFIGFNILYTNFFQNATQFTYTLVSLLPVVTLWRQVEPILKAQLEIKADCRNPGQLQGYIQVIQLCYRYNVDQPFTLNQVNIEASPGEFVAIIGPSGSGKSTLFRLLLGFDQPEAGAIYYDHQELSQLDLPLIRRQIGLVLQHSRLLSGSIYENISCGEDISREQVWEALEKANLADEVAALPMQLETRINESGNNFSGGQIQRLMIARALGHNPKIIFFDEATSALDNQTQASITDTLSQLQATRIVVAHRLSTIRKANRIYVMDRGQIVQCGTFAELMSEQGLFASLASRQLE; from the coding sequence ATGGTCATTGGTAATACATTTGAGCTGACTGGAAAACCAGCTCAAACCTGGTCTTTGGAAAATGGTTTTGCCATATTATTTTATACTTCTGCAGGCAGCAAAAGAAGATACAGATTACTCAATATCCCCCCTGGATTAGTCATATATGGATTACCTGCTTGCAAGGAATTCAGTTTGTTTGTTCAAACTTTAGGTGAAGGAATAATCTATCCGATAGAGGCTGAATTTAGAAATCAGACCATAGCAAGATGGCTTGAAACCCTGTATGGAACTATGCAGCCTTTGTTGTCGAATCCAGCACAGTTAGCAATCACAGATGAAAATATCAATGAATTAAAATCAGGTGAGTTATTTCGTACTGATGCGGGAGGTTGTAACTGGATAGCAGCTGTTCAGGGAAATATTCGCTGGCAGGGCTATGTAGATTTACCGATCGGACTGCCTATTCCAGTTACTCATAGCACAAGGATTGAGGCAATAACATCAGCAAAACTGAAAATTATTGAACCTGATTACTTAGGAAATGAATCTCAAATACTTGGCTTGCAATGGATTCATTCCCAATACCTAAGCTGGCTTAGTAAGATACACACGGAAAGAATTGAACAGGAGAAAAAAAGTTTACACGACTATGGTTATCATAATTTTAAGAATATTGAAAGTGCATACTGTAAGCTTAAAGACGTTTTATCAGGCGACGAAATAAATAATCGAGATGCTGATCCATTATCTGCTTCACTAAAAAAGATCGGCGACAAGATAGGGATTAAGTTTGCTACGAATTTAGTTAACAGAAATCAATCATTAAAAGAGAATTTACAACAGATTTCCAGAGCTTCGCGAATTCGTATGCGAGCCGTTAAATTGTTAGGAAAATGGTGGGTTAAAGACTCAGGTTTTCTGTTGAGCTATTGGCGGGAAAAGCAAGAACCCATTGCTTTAATCCCTCAATCAGGTAGAATCTATAAAGTATTTGACCCCAGTACAAAAAAATTTTCTTTAATCAATGAAGACGTTGCCGGTAAGATTAGTGACGTTGCATTTATTTTTACACGTCCGCTTAGACGTGAGTTACAAAGAGCCTGGGATTTAGTTAGCTTTGCACTTTATGGTAAATGGTTAGATCTAGGTTTGATTTTGGTATTCGCACTATTTATACAGATTTTACTTGTCCATATTCCAGCACAGTTTTATCACATATTAATTGACCAGGCAATTCCAGATTCAAACTATGGATTGCTTGCTCAGCTCGGAATGGGATTAATTGGGTCGGCGATCGCAGTAGCATTTTTTCAGTTTATTCAAAGTATGATCTTACTTAGAGTAGAAACATGGGCAGAATTTGATACGCAATCAGCTGTTTGGGATCGAGTACTTGATCTACCGATGAATTTTTATCGTCAGTATTCCAGTGGTGGGTTAACGAATCGAGTTTTCAGTGTAACTGAAATCAGAAAATTGCTAACTGGCTCAACATTACAGGCAATTATTTCAGGAGTTATATCCTTAACTAATGTTGGCATGATGTTTCTATACAATCCCACCTTAACTTGGATAGCTGTTGGATTGATCAGCTTAATTACCATTGCTACATTAATTCATGCCTATTTCATTCTGAAGATACATGAAGAAATGCGCCAGATGACAGGTAATCTTTATGGAATGATTGTTCAGTTTATTTCGGGAGTTACTACCCTCCAAGTCACTGGAGCAGTACCCAGAGCGTTTCTCACCTGGAGTGAACTATACAGTAAACGGCAACAGCTTATTTTAAGAACTCAAACCTGGGGAGATAGTCTGAGATTAATTAACCACGGTTCGACAATAGCAAGTACAGCAATTTTGTTTGGTGTAATTGGCTTTAACTTAGAGCAAGGGAATATCCTGACTGGAACATTTATTGGCTTTAATATTCTGTATACTAATTTTTTCCAAAATGCAACTCAGTTTACCTACACATTGGTCTCGCTTCTCCCGGTAGTCACTCTGTGGCGACAGGTTGAACCTATTTTAAAAGCACAGCTGGAAATCAAAGCCGATTGCCGTAACCCTGGTCAACTGCAAGGGTATATACAGGTGATCCAGTTGTGTTATCGGTACAATGTCGATCAACCCTTCACCTTAAATCAAGTTAATATTGAGGCTTCTCCTGGAGAGTTTGTTGCTATTATTGGTCCATCCGGGTCAGGTAAATCAACCCTGTTTCGACTGTTGCTTGGCTTTGACCAACCAGAAGCGGGAGCAATATACTATGATCATCAGGAATTAAGCCAACTGGACTTGCCTTTAATTCGCCGTCAGATTGGTCTTGTTCTTCAGCATTCCCGTCTACTATCTGGTTCAATCTACGAAAATATTTCCTGTGGTGAGGATATTAGTCGTGAACAGGTATGGGAAGCCTTAGAAAAAGCAAATCTAGCCGATGAAGTTGCTGCCTTACCAATGCAACTTGAAACTCGGATTAATGAGAGTGGTAACAATTTTTCTGGTGGACAAATTCAGCGTCTGATGATTGCCAGAGCCTTAGGTCATAACCCTAAAATTATCTTTTTTGATGAGGCAACAAGTGCTCTTGATAATCAAACTCAAGCAAGTATTACAGATACTCTGAGTCAACTGCAAGCCACCCGCATTGTTGTGGCACATCGACTCAGCACAATTCGCAAAGCCAACCGTATTTATGTGATGGATCGAGGTCAAATTGTTCAATGTGGTACGTTTGCTGAGTTAATGTCTGAGCAAGGATTATTTGCTAGTCTTGCAAGTCGTCAACTGGAGTAA
- a CDS encoding transposase, with translation MDPLILFKLLILKQLYNFSNEEVEYQAHDQG, from the coding sequence ATCGACCCGCTGATCTTGTTCAAACTCTTAATTTTGAAGCAACTCTATAACTTCAGCAACGAAGAAGTGGAATACCAAGCACACGACCAAGGGTGA
- a CDS encoding NHLP family bacteriocin export ABC transporter peptidase/permease/ATPase subunit yields MKNIPQRVSTPTILQMEAVECGAAALAIILGFYHCYVPLAELRQVCGVSRNGSKASNIVKAAEKYGLKAAGYRLELESTQKLSPPFIAFWEFNHFVVLEGFEAQFVYINDPAVGRRRISLDEYDRSFTGIVLTFKPDTNFRTRGQPPKIFPSLVRRFIKSNSKLELIYLVVAGFLLTIPGLAIAIFSKTFIENVLIENRLDWLRPLLSFITAIALLQLLLYFWQYQGLRRLQNRLSIIFSAEFIEHILCLQTSFYDQRSPGEIGSRFMLNNAVAQLLSGELSKTLIDIVMMSVYGIIMLTYSIPLTLIALLLAGINALGLHWFARQRRDTNLRLGLEMGQAMATTISGLQAIETIKGSGLETYFFNRWAGLYSKAINSQQELAVPTQILGILPSTLNSLTNMTLIIVGGLQVMKGEMSLGMLVAFQALMQLFLEPILRLVGMGSILQEIFGDIARLDDVLDNTVSKDQDFFQFASPTPNSTEQVEFRGLKLEGKVSLKNIFFGYSPIDQPFIENFNLSIEPGQRLAIVGGSGSGKSTIAKLLLGVYQPWQGEILLDDIPKKTISRAVLNQSIGYVSQGSVIFSGTVQENITLWDKTISDLDLVQAAVDANIHLKIMTLPVGYQSYLLEGGMNLSGGERQRLEIARSLVRNPTICIFDEATSALDTEAEEQVMLSLQSRGLTCIFIAHRLSTIRDCDHILVMEKGKVVEQGTHSDLWQEKGAYYRMLSIQSE; encoded by the coding sequence ATGAAAAATATTCCTCAGCGTGTTTCAACTCCTACTATCTTACAAATGGAAGCAGTAGAATGCGGTGCTGCTGCTCTAGCCATCATTTTAGGCTTTTATCATTGTTATGTTCCTCTGGCAGAACTGCGTCAGGTTTGCGGTGTATCTCGAAATGGTAGTAAAGCATCCAATATTGTCAAAGCAGCAGAAAAATATGGACTCAAAGCTGCAGGCTATCGGCTTGAGCTTGAATCTACTCAAAAGCTTTCGCCTCCCTTTATTGCTTTTTGGGAATTCAATCACTTTGTCGTCTTAGAAGGGTTTGAAGCCCAATTCGTTTACATTAATGATCCCGCAGTTGGACGACGTCGGATTAGCCTGGATGAGTACGATCGCTCCTTTACAGGTATTGTTTTAACCTTTAAACCGGATACAAATTTTCGCACCAGAGGCCAGCCCCCTAAAATTTTTCCCAGTTTAGTTAGACGCTTTATTAAAAGTAATTCAAAGCTTGAACTCATTTATTTAGTAGTTGCTGGTTTTTTATTGACTATTCCTGGTCTGGCAATAGCAATTTTTTCCAAAACCTTTATAGAAAATGTTTTGATTGAAAATCGACTGGACTGGCTCAGACCTCTACTGAGTTTTATTACTGCTATTGCCTTGCTACAACTGTTGCTTTATTTTTGGCAGTATCAGGGACTGCGTAGACTACAAAATCGTCTGTCAATAATTTTCTCGGCTGAGTTTATAGAACATATTCTTTGCTTACAAACCAGTTTTTATGATCAGCGATCGCCCGGAGAAATCGGTAGTCGGTTCATGCTTAATAATGCTGTTGCTCAACTTCTCTCTGGTGAACTAAGTAAAACCTTGATTGACATTGTTATGATGTCAGTTTATGGCATCATAATGCTAACTTACAGTATACCATTAACATTAATTGCATTATTGCTGGCTGGGATCAATGCACTTGGCCTGCACTGGTTTGCTCGGCAAAGAAGGGATACAAACTTACGCCTGGGTTTAGAGATGGGGCAGGCGATGGCCACCACAATTAGTGGACTACAAGCGATCGAAACAATCAAGGGTTCTGGGCTTGAAACTTACTTTTTTAACCGCTGGGCAGGTCTGTACTCAAAAGCTATTAACTCTCAACAGGAGCTAGCAGTCCCCACACAAATTCTCGGTATTTTACCGTCAACTCTCAATTCTCTGACCAATATGACCTTGATTATTGTAGGTGGCCTACAGGTCATGAAAGGTGAGATGAGCCTGGGTATGCTGGTTGCCTTTCAAGCCTTGATGCAACTATTTCTTGAACCAATTCTACGTCTGGTCGGAATGGGTAGTATTTTACAAGAAATATTTGGTGACATTGCTCGTCTTGACGATGTGCTGGATAACACAGTTTCTAAAGATCAAGATTTTTTTCAGTTTGCCTCTCCTACCCCCAACTCAACTGAACAGGTTGAATTTCGAGGACTCAAATTAGAGGGTAAAGTCTCTCTTAAAAATATTTTCTTTGGCTACAGTCCGATTGATCAGCCATTTATCGAAAACTTTAATCTATCAATTGAACCTGGGCAACGACTTGCGATTGTAGGCGGGTCAGGTTCTGGCAAGAGTACAATCGCAAAACTACTACTTGGCGTTTACCAGCCCTGGCAGGGTGAAATCTTACTTGATGATATTCCTAAAAAGACCATCTCCCGTGCCGTTTTGAATCAATCGATTGGCTATGTTTCCCAGGGTAGTGTCATTTTTTCTGGAACGGTTCAAGAAAATATTACATTATGGGACAAAACGATTTCTGATCTGGATCTTGTGCAGGCGGCGGTGGATGCTAATATTCACCTAAAAATTATGACTTTACCAGTGGGCTACCAATCCTACCTGCTGGAGGGGGGAATGAACCTGAGTGGCGGAGAACGTCAGCGGCTTGAGATTGCCCGTTCTCTGGTCAGGAACCCTACGATTTGTATCTTTGATGAGGCAACGAGTGCGCTGGATACTGAGGCGGAGGAACAGGTGATGCTCAGCTTACAATCCAGGGGACTAACCTGTATATTCATCGCCCACCGACTCAGTACTATTCGAGACTGTGACCACATCCTTGTGATGGAGAAAGGTAAGGTTGTTGAACAGGGAACTCATTCAGATCTCTGGCAAGAAAAAGGAGCTTACTATCGGATGCTGTCGATTCAGAGCGAATGA
- a CDS encoding NHLP bacteriocin system secretion protein, translating into MSQKQLSSKSLSETNQAKLTFRAKALENISSSEIFRQRLSVRSLTPWFALSVLGTIVFAILLWSIFGKIPVTVQGQGILLRPREAPGKPLELSNFVAPGEGRIDQILVQEGDQVQAGQVLGLIDQPDLKLQLRNKNRELKQLRDQQDALAGLESESKDLTQRAILIKKQTIKAEIKSLQERASFIRNTKLKSLKVQYQGLNSQLNRMKALVDLQETKVSRTEPLVKEGAISESSFIEIKEEAIRSENTLSQIQSDIEKVDVEITTAKEEYQNTIDRIAELGAQINELDSQFINVNLQDQTRNEERKLKIESVKGEISLLELTLRQRSQIISPYSGIILDMLVSEGQIVQLGTPAGQIQLNRSPSVPLTALMYFTPGDGKKVVPGMKVSVTPDTVKREEHGGINGRVLSVTPYPVSEQSAQEYTGDKTIAEALTEKGRKIEAIIRLEADPKTPSGYIWTASKGPNFKITSGSIATGYVTLEENPPITYVLPILRKWTGLY; encoded by the coding sequence ATGAGTCAGAAGCAACTGTCCTCGAAATCATTGAGCGAAACAAATCAAGCAAAGCTTACCTTTCGAGCGAAGGCATTAGAAAATATTTCATCATCAGAAATATTTCGCCAAAGACTTTCTGTCCGCAGCTTAACTCCCTGGTTTGCTTTATCTGTTTTAGGTACAATTGTATTTGCAATTTTGCTCTGGAGTATTTTCGGAAAAATTCCTGTGACCGTTCAAGGGCAAGGCATTTTACTACGTCCTCGTGAAGCTCCCGGCAAGCCACTAGAACTGAGTAACTTTGTCGCTCCCGGTGAAGGACGGATTGACCAGATACTGGTTCAGGAAGGTGATCAGGTTCAGGCTGGTCAGGTATTAGGCTTGATTGATCAACCAGATTTAAAGCTACAACTGAGAAACAAAAATAGAGAGCTAAAGCAGCTGAGAGACCAACAAGACGCATTAGCTGGTTTAGAAAGTGAATCCAAAGATCTCACTCAAAGGGCTATCTTAATTAAAAAGCAGACTATCAAGGCTGAAATCAAATCGCTCCAGGAGAGGGCAAGCTTCATTAGGAATACAAAGCTTAAATCATTAAAAGTGCAATACCAGGGTTTGAACAGCCAACTGAATCGAATGAAAGCTTTAGTAGATCTCCAAGAAACCAAAGTTTCTCGAACAGAACCTTTGGTTAAAGAGGGGGCGATTTCAGAATCCTCATTTATTGAAATTAAGGAAGAGGCGATTAGATCTGAAAACACTTTGAGCCAAATACAGTCTGATATTGAGAAAGTTGATGTGGAAATTACTACGGCAAAGGAGGAATATCAAAATACTATTGATCGAATTGCTGAACTGGGTGCTCAAATCAACGAGTTGGACAGCCAATTTATCAATGTTAATTTACAGGATCAAACCCGGAATGAAGAGCGTAAACTAAAAATTGAATCTGTTAAGGGTGAAATTTCTCTACTCGAATTGACCCTGCGGCAACGTAGCCAAATTATCAGTCCCTACTCAGGTATTATCCTGGATATGCTTGTCTCAGAGGGACAGATTGTTCAGCTTGGGACTCCCGCTGGTCAGATTCAGCTCAACAGATCCCCGTCCGTTCCCTTAACAGCCCTGATGTATTTCACACCTGGAGATGGCAAAAAGGTTGTTCCAGGTATGAAGGTATCCGTAACTCCTGATACAGTTAAGCGGGAAGAACATGGAGGGATTAATGGACGGGTCTTATCTGTGACTCCCTATCCTGTTAGTGAACAGTCAGCTCAAGAATATACTGGTGATAAGACCATTGCTGAAGCTTTGACAGAAAAGGGACGGAAAATTGAAGCTATTATTCGGTTAGAAGCCGATCCTAAAACCCCAAGTGGCTATATTTGGACTGCATCAAAAGGCCCTAACTTTAAAATTACTTCTGGGTCAATTGCTACGGGTTATGTCACGCTTGAGGAAAATCCTCCAATCACCTATGTATTGCCTATTCTTCGTAAATGGACTGGACTTTATTAA